In Bythopirellula goksoeyrii, a single window of DNA contains:
- a CDS encoding TolB-like translocation protein, protein MVCSDRLSGVLQVLFIAAPLIAAALFTSSLGGPALAAEPIKLNGPLVTDGNVIPEGLQFSPDSSRVLYLADQLTDDVNEIFSVPSTGGLAIRLNGTLAAGGDVFSEGAQFSPDSSRVLYLADQTTNNVNEIFSVPSAGGMATKLNGTLVANGDVSSSGLQFSPDSSRVLYWADQTTDLVNEIFSVLSGGGVATKLNGPLVSSGDVSSSGLQFSPDSSRVLYLADQTTNNVSEIFSVPSEGGFATKLNGPLDLNGDVSSSGLQFSPDSSRVLYLADQLTNNVFEIFSVPSEGGVATRLNGPLVLNGDVSSAGLQFSPDSSRVLYLADQTTNDVDEIFSVPGTGGTATKLNGTLVDGGNVFPDGLQFSPDSSRVLYVADQTTNDVNEIFSVPSAGGTATRLNGALVDGGNVFSEGLQFSPDSNRVIYLADQLSDGVNEIFSVPSAGGMATKLNGTLVAGGNVLSDGLQFSPDSSRLIYLADQTTDNVNEIFIVPSGGGTAVKLNGPLVAGGNVSSQQISPDGSLVLYLADQNEDNVNEIFVRIVRQHSNSGDVDWDTGAAWDHGGEPDKVMQIFVDAPGTVTATGSTPRLINELVVGSSTETSTLALADGAEISTLHGATIQANGVLHGDGMLVADLVVAAGGIVRAGAAEQLVISGSTVSNEGLIEATGTTADPATIRFEGPVTNNGTLNVEDGSTAIFSDSLAGNGSEGSGEVQILGQLLPGTGPGIMNFGGDLILGSPANLEIELGGLTAGTQFDQLLIAGDTTLAGTLDVTLIDGFTLAAGQQFEILNVGGSLTGTFAGLPEGSLVGNFGGTNLFVSYSGGDGNDVTLLTALPGDFDQDGDVDGSDFLVWQRDPGVGSLTDWQAQHGSVLPLTANANTVPEPDSLLILAFFGSISCMWCRFP, encoded by the coding sequence ATGGTTTGTAGCGATCGATTGAGCGGCGTATTGCAGGTTTTATTTATAGCTGCCCCTTTGATTGCAGCCGCGCTCTTCACGAGTTCGTTGGGCGGACCGGCTTTGGCTGCGGAGCCGATCAAGCTCAATGGTCCACTCGTTACAGATGGGAATGTGATTCCCGAAGGACTGCAGTTCAGCCCGGATTCAAGCCGCGTGCTCTATCTGGCAGACCAGCTTACCGACGACGTGAACGAGATCTTCAGCGTTCCTAGCACAGGGGGTCTTGCCATTAGGCTCAATGGTACGCTGGCGGCAGGAGGCGATGTGTTTTCCGAGGGCGCGCAGTTCAGCCCTGACTCGAGCCGCGTACTCTATCTGGCCGACCAGACGACGAACAATGTGAATGAAATTTTTAGCGTACCTAGCGCGGGTGGCATGGCCACAAAGCTCAATGGCACGCTCGTGGCCAACGGCGATGTCTCTTCCAGTGGCCTGCAGTTCAGCCCCGACTCAAGTCGCGTACTCTATTGGGCCGATCAGACGACCGACCTGGTCAATGAAATCTTCAGTGTCCTTAGTGGGGGGGGTGTTGCCACAAAGCTTAACGGTCCGCTCGTCTCGAGTGGTGATGTATCTTCGAGTGGCCTGCAGTTCAGCCCCGACTCAAGCCGCGTGCTCTATCTGGCCGACCAGACGACCAACAATGTGAGTGAAATCTTCAGCGTTCCTAGCGAAGGGGGTTTTGCCACAAAGCTCAACGGGCCCCTCGACTTGAATGGCGATGTCTCATCGAGTGGCCTGCAGTTCAGTCCCGACTCAAGCCGTGTACTCTATCTGGCCGACCAGTTGACCAACAACGTGTTTGAAATCTTCAGCGTTCCTAGCGAAGGGGGAGTGGCTACACGGCTCAACGGACCGCTCGTCTTAAATGGTGATGTCTCTTCGGCGGGTCTACAGTTCAGCCCTGACTCAAGCCGCGTGCTCTATTTGGCAGATCAGACGACCAACGATGTTGATGAAATCTTCAGTGTTCCTGGCACAGGGGGGACGGCCACAAAACTCAACGGCACACTCGTGGACGGCGGAAATGTGTTTCCCGACGGCCTGCAGTTTAGCCCTGACTCGAGTCGCGTGCTCTATGTAGCAGACCAGACGACCAACGATGTGAATGAAATCTTCAGCGTCCCTAGCGCAGGGGGGACGGCCACAAGACTCAACGGCGCGCTTGTAGACGGCGGAAATGTGTTTTCCGAAGGCCTGCAATTCAGCCCCGACTCCAACCGTGTGATTTATCTGGCCGACCAATTGTCCGACGGCGTGAATGAAATCTTCAGCGTCCCCAGTGCAGGGGGAATGGCCACAAAGCTCAACGGCACGCTCGTGGCCGGAGGCAATGTGTTATCCGACGGCCTGCAATTCAGCCCCGACTCCAGCCGCCTGATCTATCTGGCCGATCAGACGACGGACAACGTGAATGAAATCTTCATCGTCCCCAGCGGGGGGGGAACGGCCGTAAAGCTCAACGGCCCGCTGGTGGCTGGCGGGAATGTGTCGTCGCAGCAGATCAGCCCCGATGGCAGTTTGGTCTTATATCTTGCCGACCAGAATGAGGATAACGTCAACGAAATCTTTGTCCGCATCGTCCGCCAGCATTCCAACAGTGGGGACGTCGATTGGGACACGGGCGCGGCTTGGGACCACGGCGGCGAGCCAGACAAGGTGATGCAGATTTTCGTCGATGCACCAGGAACGGTCACCGCGACCGGATCCACACCACGGTTGATCAACGAGTTGGTAGTGGGAAGTAGCACGGAGACTTCAACGCTCGCGTTGGCTGATGGCGCGGAGATCTCAACGCTGCACGGTGCGACGATCCAAGCGAACGGCGTACTCCATGGTGACGGCATGTTGGTGGCCGATCTTGTGGTCGCCGCCGGTGGTATAGTTCGCGCCGGCGCAGCAGAGCAACTGGTCATCAGTGGTTCGACTGTGTCGAACGAGGGCCTCATAGAAGCAACCGGCACAACCGCTGATCCGGCAACGATTCGCTTCGAGGGCCCGGTAACCAATAATGGCACCCTCAACGTCGAGGACGGATCGACAGCCATCTTTTCCGATTCGCTCGCCGGCAACGGCAGCGAAGGGAGTGGCGAAGTTCAGATACTCGGCCAGCTTCTACCCGGCACAGGCCCTGGCATCATGAATTTTGGTGGCGATCTCATCTTGGGGTCTCCCGCAAATCTCGAAATCGAGCTGGGCGGCCTCACGGCCGGCACTCAGTTCGACCAACTCCTCATAGCTGGAGACACAACCCTTGCAGGCACACTCGATGTCACGCTGATCGACGGATTCACACTCGCTGCTGGCCAACAGTTTGAAATTCTCAACGTCGGCGGCTCTCTCACAGGTACTTTTGCGGGCCTCCCCGAAGGGAGCTTGGTGGGAAATTTCGGCGGCACAAACCTGTTCGTTTCCTACTCCGGTGGCGATGGCAACGACGTGACCTTGCTGACGGCCCTCCCTGGAGATTTCGATCAAGACGGCGACGTCGATGGAAGTGATTTTCTTGTGTGGCAGCGGGATCCTGGCGTCGGCAGCCTGACCGATTGGCAGGCGCAGCATGGCAGTGTTTTACCACTAACTGCCAATGCGAATACCGTGCCAGAACCTGATTCGCTGCTAATTCTGGCCTTTTTTGGCTCAATTTCTTGCATGTGGTGCAGGTTCCCTTAA
- a CDS encoding beta strand repeat-containing protein, protein MPRIETLPSRIGKLFCLALVIELCFETQSLHAQTWFGPDGGSYHDSSNWLPTNVPDTPAETAQFSGGTGGVAFNSDVTINILNKLGGVHTFFTSGPTKPVTLSSDETRVSNSTSGGILTLGKSTGTAAINLDVATLLRVGNEGVLNIMEGSSVTSSELSLGAVSTGDGTILVDGPGSSLNITGTAPIDIGEQSSTGNLTVQNDATASFADTLNLADSAIAGSSAVVSILSGGSVIANDHVNVGTGSTAGQFANLTVSGTGIAASSFTQTGATQLTVGSSVSGNTAEVNVNNGGILSTGTGPITINSNGVINITDGTFNANGSITTSGGGSLSLNGGELNANKGFDGIIQPSDFAAGTLTVTNGSFDLPSDFYYHGGIEAFTHFHLILGAGATLNLNHSFLVGWNLGTGDFTIRDGANASTSVGAIFPRGHVTVDGDFSTWTLTSLLRPLGGSMSIQNGGDVISPETLIDADDFDPTNEGTISIDGMGSTLTSSATLSVGDATKGDLIITDQGEASNVTGIIGNQVGAIGSATVDGFGSLWANTTSLTVGQQGYGTLQVTGGGVVSSRNGFIGSEADSNGTATIAGSGSIWTNADLYVGGNSSTIGGNAQLRILDNGLVEVGDTLTIWDQGTIILNGGILKLDSTATVGSGTVNYFKGTFHLTDAGGYTVGANSGLIDEALGFDNAIIPAGGGLIVDEQLLVPAGTSLTVVASDVNVDELTNNELVNMTGGKITTATGLINNADMILVNTTIDGPVTNTSGSTVTVLGTVDFNDMVSGPGNFFGPGTANFNGGMAPGASPAQVAFEGNASLATTNTLFIELGGTSAGSEFDTLAIAGIADLRGTLDVSLLTGFTPSLGDSFEIITAANVLDSFEVENLPNIGPLLWNVNYGATSVVLEVLSPFTADFDLDGDVDGRDFLVWQRGGSPNGVNSGDLALWQGQYGSVIPLTPAATAVPEPSALTLLMLSTHLIGWRGRDY, encoded by the coding sequence ATGCCTAGGATCGAGACCCTTCCTAGTCGAATCGGCAAGCTATTTTGTTTAGCGTTGGTAATCGAATTGTGTTTCGAAACTCAATCACTCCACGCCCAAACCTGGTTCGGCCCCGATGGGGGCTCTTATCATGATTCATCCAACTGGCTGCCGACAAATGTCCCCGACACCCCAGCAGAAACCGCACAGTTTAGTGGTGGCACTGGAGGCGTCGCATTCAACTCGGATGTGACGATCAACATCCTCAACAAGCTCGGCGGTGTCCACACGTTCTTCACTTCGGGCCCGACCAAGCCAGTAACCTTGTCCTCCGACGAAACCAGAGTGTCGAATTCCACCAGCGGCGGCATCCTCACACTCGGCAAATCTACAGGCACGGCTGCCATCAACCTCGATGTTGCAACGTTGCTCAGAGTCGGAAACGAGGGCGTCCTAAACATCATGGAAGGTTCCTCGGTCACATCGTCGGAGCTCAGTTTGGGCGCAGTCAGTACGGGCGACGGCACGATTCTTGTCGATGGACCCGGATCAAGTTTAAACATCACCGGCACCGCTCCCATTGATATCGGCGAACAGTCCAGCACAGGCAATCTGACCGTGCAGAATGATGCTACGGCGTCTTTTGCCGACACGCTCAATCTTGCAGATTCGGCGATTGCAGGTTCGAGTGCCGTGGTAAGCATACTTTCTGGTGGTTCGGTGATAGCCAATGATCATGTCAACGTTGGAACAGGCTCAACAGCCGGTCAATTTGCAAATCTTACCGTGAGCGGCACGGGAATCGCTGCCAGCAGCTTCACACAAACTGGTGCCACCCAGCTCACCGTGGGCAGTTCCGTATCTGGCAACACGGCAGAGGTGAATGTCAACAACGGTGGCATACTCTCTACAGGCACAGGTCCAATAACGATCAACTCTAATGGGGTGATCAATATCACGGATGGCACATTCAACGCAAATGGAAGTATAACGACTTCTGGGGGAGGGTCTCTCTCACTCAATGGAGGTGAACTCAATGCGAACAAGGGATTCGATGGAATCATCCAGCCGTCTGATTTCGCTGCCGGAACTCTCACCGTCACCAATGGTTCGTTCGACCTTCCATCCGATTTTTATTATCATGGTGGCATTGAGGCTTTCACTCATTTCCACCTTATCTTGGGGGCTGGTGCTACATTAAATCTCAATCATTCGTTCCTCGTTGGCTGGAATCTAGGTACTGGGGATTTTACTATCAGAGACGGTGCAAATGCCTCGACCTCCGTAGGTGCTATTTTCCCGCGAGGTCATGTCACCGTAGATGGGGACTTTTCGACCTGGACTTTGACGAGCCTGCTTCGTCCTCTGGGAGGCTCCATGAGCATCCAGAACGGTGGAGATGTGATTTCTCCGGAAACCCTCATAGATGCTGATGATTTCGATCCTACAAACGAGGGCACTATAAGCATCGACGGTATGGGCTCCACATTGACCAGTAGCGCAACTCTCTCGGTGGGAGACGCGACGAAAGGTGACTTGATTATTACTGACCAAGGAGAGGCCTCAAATGTTACAGGTATCATTGGAAATCAGGTTGGTGCGATAGGCTCTGCAACGGTCGATGGCTTCGGATCCCTGTGGGCGAATACAACAAGCCTCACTGTCGGACAGCAGGGCTATGGCACGCTGCAAGTCACGGGAGGAGGAGTTGTCTCTAGCAGAAACGGATTCATTGGCAGTGAAGCCGACTCGAATGGCACGGCGACGATCGCCGGGAGCGGTTCTATCTGGACGAATGCAGATCTCTATGTCGGGGGGAACTCCAGTACAATCGGTGGCAATGCACAACTTCGGATTCTCGACAATGGCCTTGTGGAAGTAGGAGATACACTAACGATTTGGGATCAAGGCACGATCATCCTTAACGGTGGCATCTTGAAACTCGACTCCACAGCCACCGTAGGTAGCGGAACAGTTAACTACTTCAAAGGCACGTTTCACCTCACGGATGCCGGAGGTTACACAGTTGGTGCCAACTCTGGTTTGATTGATGAAGCACTCGGCTTTGACAATGCAATCATCCCTGCAGGGGGCGGACTGATCGTCGATGAGCAACTTTTAGTACCGGCGGGAACTTCGCTTACTGTGGTGGCAAGCGATGTGAATGTGGATGAGCTGACTAACAACGAGTTGGTCAACATGACCGGCGGGAAGATTACAACGGCGACGGGACTGATAAACAATGCCGACATGATTCTTGTGAACACAACGATAGACGGCCCGGTCACAAACACCAGCGGTTCGACAGTCACGGTACTCGGCACAGTCGACTTCAACGACATGGTAAGCGGACCCGGCAATTTTTTCGGTCCCGGCACGGCCAATTTCAACGGAGGAATGGCTCCCGGCGCTAGCCCGGCACAGGTAGCCTTCGAGGGCAACGCGTCGCTGGCAACCACCAACACACTGTTCATCGAGTTAGGAGGGACATCGGCCGGCAGTGAATTCGATACCCTCGCCATCGCTGGCATCGCCGATCTTCGCGGTACCCTTGATGTCAGCCTACTGACTGGCTTTACGCCCTCGCTTGGCGATAGTTTTGAAATCATCACTGCGGCAAATGTGCTGGATTCGTTCGAAGTCGAAAACCTCCCAAACATTGGTCCACTCTTGTGGAATGTGAACTACGGAGCAACGAGTGTGGTACTCGAAGTGCTGTCACCTTTCACCGCCGACTTTGACCTCGACGGCGACGTCGATGGCCGTGACTTTCTGGTCTGGCAGCGGGGTGGATCACCTAATGGTGTGAACAGCGGAGACTTGGCGCTGTGGCAGGGGCAGTATGGCAGTGTGATTCCGCTGACACCAGCCGCAACCGCCGTACCGGAACCAAGTGCCTTGACGCTACTAATGCTATCTACCCATCTGATCGGGTGGCGAGGCAGAGATTACTGA
- a CDS encoding helix-turn-helix domain-containing protein has product MARSERLRLSEIRDISRLIGECRELGPNPIAWRRHYLEGLTKIIGAQVAVGGTWRMTSSDGPPELHDNLELGFASEEQHAIWRTFMNDGMVSANSFRQFASRPGRLITCTRKEVATDREWYRSPEYQNYMRLAGVDASLASFYRPQPWNIASAVTIHRPIGEAQFGHRERKLLEFAQSEIGRLIGVSLAGPDEPSEFQLPPRVQQTLHCLLEGDGERQVASRLGISPETVHQYVKVIYRHYSVSSRAELLAHWLRFHRGMHGDQ; this is encoded by the coding sequence ATGGCCCGATCTGAGAGACTGCGACTATCCGAGATCCGTGACATATCCCGTCTCATTGGCGAGTGTCGCGAACTAGGCCCGAATCCGATTGCGTGGCGACGCCACTATCTGGAAGGGCTAACAAAGATTATCGGTGCGCAGGTGGCAGTTGGAGGGACTTGGAGAATGACCAGCTCAGACGGTCCTCCGGAACTGCACGACAATCTTGAACTCGGATTCGCCAGCGAAGAACAGCATGCCATATGGCGGACCTTCATGAACGATGGGATGGTCAGTGCCAACTCGTTTCGTCAATTTGCTTCTCGCCCCGGCCGCCTGATCACCTGTACTCGAAAAGAAGTCGCTACCGACCGCGAATGGTATCGTTCGCCTGAGTATCAAAACTACATGCGACTTGCCGGGGTGGACGCATCCTTAGCTTCCTTCTACCGTCCGCAGCCGTGGAATATCGCGTCTGCCGTGACAATTCACCGTCCGATTGGCGAAGCACAATTCGGCCATCGCGAGCGCAAGCTGCTGGAGTTCGCACAAAGTGAAATCGGTCGGCTGATCGGGGTGTCGCTCGCCGGACCGGATGAGCCCTCCGAATTTCAGTTGCCCCCTCGCGTGCAACAGACACTCCATTGTTTGTTGGAGGGTGATGGCGAGCGACAGGTAGCCAGCCGACTGGGAATCAGCCCCGAGACAGTCCACCAGTACGTCAAGGTGATTTACCGACACTACAGCGTAAGCAGCCGCGCCGAACTTCTGGCCCACTGGCTCCGCTTCCACCGTGGAATGCATGGCGATCAGTAA